One window of the Xiphias gladius isolate SHS-SW01 ecotype Sanya breed wild chromosome 11, ASM1685928v1, whole genome shotgun sequence genome contains the following:
- the mrpl14 gene encoding 39S ribosomal protein L14, mitochondrial isoform X2, whose amino-acid sequence MAFPQLSRSLTGLLVDASSIIHQRFFSVSTAAAAIQKMTRVRVVDNSSLGNTPYHRSPRVIHVYTKNGVGKVGDRVLLAIKGQKKKALIVGHKMPGERMSPRFDSNNVVLIEDNGNPTGTRIKVPMPTHLRKLDGDYSKLLAIASSFV is encoded by the exons ATGGCTTTCCCCCAGCTTTCAAGATCCCTTACTGGACTCCTTGTAGATGCATCGTCCATAATTCATCAGAGGTTTTTTAG TGTGTCCACTGCTGCGGCAGCCATTCAGAAAATGACAAGAGTCCGAGTAGTGGACAACAGCTCTCTTGGAAATACACCATATCACCGTTCACCAAGAGTGATCCATGTCTACACTAAGAATGGCGTCGGGAAAGTTGGTGACAGAGTGTTGCTTGCCATtaaaggacagaagaagaaagcatTAATCGTTGGACACAAAATGCCTGGAGAACGCATGAGTCCACGCTTTGATTCAAACAATGTCGTTCTGATTGAGGACAATGGGAATCCTACAGGAACAAGGATTAAGGTTCCTATGCCCACACATCTACGGAAACTGGATGGAGACTACTCTAAATTGTTAGCAATTGCTAGTTCATTTGTTTGA
- the mrpl14 gene encoding 39S ribosomal protein L14, mitochondrial isoform X1, which translates to MFPHQRVLMTYNKVTNKLTRAGSCFFDFFRWSCLFEHKWLTFSNNYQTKGGLLIFTDTVLAVVMAFPQLSRSLTGLLVDASSIIHQRFFSVSTAAAAIQKMTRVRVVDNSSLGNTPYHRSPRVIHVYTKNGVGKVGDRVLLAIKGQKKKALIVGHKMPGERMSPRFDSNNVVLIEDNGNPTGTRIKVPMPTHLRKLDGDYSKLLAIASSFV; encoded by the exons ATGTTTCCCCACCAGCGCGTTCTTATGACGTACAACAAAGTAACAAACAAGCTAACTAGGGCCGGTAGCTGCTTTTTTGATTTCTTTAGGTGGTCTTGTTTGTTCGAGCACAAATGGTTGACATTCAGCAACAATTATCAAACCAAAGGGGGTCTACTTATTTTCA CTGACACAGTACTCGCTGTAGTTATGGCTTTCCCCCAGCTTTCAAGATCCCTTACTGGACTCCTTGTAGATGCATCGTCCATAATTCATCAGAGGTTTTTTAG TGTGTCCACTGCTGCGGCAGCCATTCAGAAAATGACAAGAGTCCGAGTAGTGGACAACAGCTCTCTTGGAAATACACCATATCACCGTTCACCAAGAGTGATCCATGTCTACACTAAGAATGGCGTCGGGAAAGTTGGTGACAGAGTGTTGCTTGCCATtaaaggacagaagaagaaagcatTAATCGTTGGACACAAAATGCCTGGAGAACGCATGAGTCCACGCTTTGATTCAAACAATGTCGTTCTGATTGAGGACAATGGGAATCCTACAGGAACAAGGATTAAGGTTCCTATGCCCACACATCTACGGAAACTGGATGGAGACTACTCTAAATTGTTAGCAATTGCTAGTTCATTTGTTTGA